A window of Populus trichocarpa isolate Nisqually-1 chromosome 17, P.trichocarpa_v4.1, whole genome shotgun sequence genomic DNA:
agtgttatacaacataaatctagattaaccatttaacaagcaaagtattaaaagtgaacaagataacaattataaagcatgttagcatccaacattaaggtccatgttaagtttatattatacttattcttacaccattagtgtacccttttcaccttgacataattaacttagctaaacataatgaaagaaagaaacataaataaacaagataagaacataaatgagaaagaagttaactaagtaaagaaaaggaaatgaaaggcataaacaagagattaatataaacaaaacttaagttttacaaaagagaaagcaagagcaagaacatgatcttgatctgaacaccaagatgcctaaatgcatggcaaatgcctccttttataggccaaaatttggaacaattgatttgttgactaatgatttgttgactaattaatgagtgggtggccacatcttgacttggtgacaatccttattttcttgtctgccaaaaaggtcattgataacgtcaggATTTGAATGGATTCTCCCATGAaggttctaggaaattgtctcagctttccaggaaaaaaaagatgaggtcatttggacttctagaactcgagatatgggctgaacactgaacagtgtctgggctgcaggacaaattcggacttctctgttgttgctacaatttggacttcaaaacggcctttttaaatcttgggctccacatgaaagttgtaggcctatgtattatatttccatccatataaaatggacttaaatccaagatctacagctccagatatgactcaattaccgaacagtgttccagtttggactgcaccagcatctcttttctaagtttggccatctctttgttatttcaatttcagtacttcaactcatcaatcaattctttcatttatgtgataggcttgcatttaagatgaatatttaccataaattaaaggtatcttatattattacacatgttattataaaacatgctttagttaaggagttattgatacttcaagtgcaaaatgatgatataaaaccttgataaaaatgcacttttaagtactaatcattatgaatatgaaaataatgaaaaaattggATTCAATTATCAACTATTCCTATCAGAAATAGGATTGACTATGGATTCAAGTCATaaaatatggttttaaaaaaaaaacatatgatttttctaatttaaataaagcaGGTTTTGCATGAAGAAGGTTTAGATGATCATAAACTATTCAATACAGGTAGGAGAAAACCTTAActcaatattcttaaaaaaaaatagagaaatcaaAACCAAGTCGAGATGATATGGATTAACCCCCTTTTCTTATGTAATAGATCTTGTAATTTTCGAAGAAGCTGAAGTTACATCTTCTTTCCATTTTCATTTAAGAgttcttatatattttcatgCCTTTTTGAGaccttaaaaaatgaaaaaaaattattttcttagaacACGTACAAGATTCATTACTACAAAAAGGATAATGGTAACCCCACCcttaactatttaatttaatttaatttaatttattaactacATTTATGAATttcataataatagaaataaatagaTGTATATCCTACCAAGATAgaatttgtaatttgatttCATTCTGCCTAGCAGACAAAGATTTTTCTACGTGGAAAGGATAATTCATTCGAATTGATATAAGAGTTAAACTCTACTGAATTGATAGAATCCATGTTGTATATTTGAAAGAGGTTGGCCTCCTTACTTCTCTCATGGTACAATCCTCTTCTCATCGAGCCCTTTTTTCCTCGATCCACATAGATAAACTGTAGGATTGATACCAACAGTTTATCCCAGAAAAAAGGACTCACTGAGCTGGAATCAGTAACAAATACTAATTTAATACTAAAAGCATCTCTAACACAGTTGTTAAATGGAGagccaaaaaaaagagagtaatattttggcttttctttgcttgtttttcatGCTCCAAGGGGAAAGCCaaacaaaatgctaaaataCCTTATCTTTCCCACAAACGCTATTTTTACATATCTTTTAAAAGAACCAAAACTAACAAAGTGAggccaactaaaaaataaaccaattaaatgtaGCTATGTGGgggaaaaaataacatcaaaatcattaagaaaaaaataaaacatttatttattccaCTCTAATAGAATtggcttttcaaatagctttttttcattggagtatacatggtaaaaaaaagctatgtttttactattcaaaatgttattttatcaatttacctCTTTAAAATAGCATCTCtcattggagatgctctaactAATCCTAATCTAATACTAATAGTAATTGAATAGAGTAGAACTATTTTTTCTGTATACTTTCCCTAGCTTTATTGCTACCACATGCCTTACACAATCAATCAGAtcatataaatatcattttaacacAACATAATTCACTAAAAGGATCTCGTAGACCCACTAAAGCATGAAAGTTATGatcttttagaaaaatagattcTTATTCGAAGAGTGTATAACTACACAAATAAACTCACACTAATTATTCAATTTAGGACccaattcatgatttttcttagGAGGTGtcagaaaaaaactagaatgtAATAATATCAATTCATacagataaagaagaaaatgttcTCCATTGATTAACATGATATACCTATGGGATAGAGGTagcaaaagaggaaaaaaaataaagatctcACATAGTACTTttgattaacaaattaatttgatttattttttaccctttGCTTAATGAGAAAGTGGATTAGATTGTACAGAATCAAACCTATAAGTTATACGGAATGATGAAagggaataaaaaagaaaaaaaaaagaagaaataataaaagtaataaataaataaataagagctTAGATTTCAAATGAACaaattcaaacttaaaaaaaatctttctagcTCTCAAAGAATATGGGGTAAAGAGATTGAATGAAAAAGATCTCTTgttcttattcttattataaTATCGTGATTAGATCCACATATGCTTGGTAAAAAGAagaatcttttcttttaagaataagaaaaaaaaaagtgttcaatTGGAACATGAAAAGTGACTAAATTTATCCTAGTTACTTTTTGGGACTAAATGGATGAAGGGAAGAGCTTCTCAACCGTTGAAAATGGTCTAATAACTTTGAAAGAATTGAATGAGGAACTGTATAAGATGAAAATCTCATGTATGATTATGTAGAGTGACGGTAAGGGTGacttatatatcaatttttttcactatcacctaaaaaaacaaactatctTATGTAAAGTTGCTGGAGTATGATTAACATCTGGATTTGAAATCACTACTTATATACCTAGTATTGGTCATAATGCACAAGAACATTTTGTGATCTTAGGAAGAGGAGGAAAGGTTAAGGATTTACCCTGTATGAGATATCACATTTTTCGAGGAACCCTAGATACCATTGGAGTAAAGGATCATCAACAAGGGTGTTCTAGTGTGTTGTAGATTCTTATCCAAGAGTTGTATCATTTGATGATGCCATATGAGTCGCTAAAACATGTAAAGTCCAATATTGGGATAATTTCAGAGGTTTTCCTTGACTTTATCCATGTCAATAAATAATTCGAAATGTCTCAACTTTTTTATAACAAGTCCAAGTCAAATATGAATGATTCGAAGCACTTGTTTTTACACTATTTTAGAAACCCAAGGACTCAATCATATGGATATGAAAAATACAGGATTTCCAATCCTAGtagaaaaagagggaaaaaatacCCAATTTCATACTTAATCTCATAGATACATATAGAATTATATGGAAAACTGTATTAAATGAAAGTCATATGTATGACTTGAAGGGAGgtcttttatatcttttaagATCCACCTTACAATTTGGGATCAAAaagccaaaataaattattttattagctCTTATGAAAGGAAAAGTGATTCTTAAGAACCCTTTGCATGCTCATGTCATATTGAGgtattaaagaagaaaaactgcAAAATCCAATCTAATTTATCATAATCGATTAGTTAACATGTTTAACCATATTctaaaacacgaaaaaaaaaaatcattagcttATCAAATTATCCATCAAGCCATGAAAAAGATTTAACAACATATAGAAACAAATCAACTATATGTTTTACATTAAGCAATACGTGTAATAACTCCTAATATAGCATTTAAAGCAAGATGTGTAGACAGATTAACTCATCAAGTTCCCATTGAAATAGGATCTATACATGAGAAAGCACTTGCCATTTGTTGGTTATCAGGAGCATCTCAAAAAATATCCGGGTCGAAAtatgattttcaaattaaattcaaattagtgGATGTTATCAAAAGGAGTGGAGATGACAtatacaaaaagaaagagactCAAAAAATGACATAAGAAATAGAgcttttgtactttttttaaatccatGAACAACATCTATATCGACACATAGACTCATTGAGCCATACATCTCGATAAGAAAagaatcaatagaaaaaaaaaatcgaaattgatcgttatatttcttaaaacaaatgaaaaggaaatgaaagatgaaacaTGAATCATGGATCAACTAAAACCTCTCGGAGACttgcttgaaaataaaaaagaaataaataacatgGAATAAGGTTTGATCCTATTTATGTAATTCCATAAatattccattaaaaaaaaaaaaaaaaaaatcaaaacaattaagattttttttagagattagaTGCAATTACTAATTCATGATCTGACATGTACAGTATAAAAACTTCATTCTTAATTCTACAAGAATTTTTATGAAACCCTTTCAGTTGTTTCTCTtcgatgaaaattttattttcccatAATATATCCTAGTTTTTAACCTAATTCTTTTGATGGTAATCGATTCAAccttcgataaaaaaaatatgcattatTTTATCTCTTTAACAAGTTTAGTAACGTGTATAACGGTCCTATTGTTTCGATTGAGAAAAGAACCTATAATTAGCTTTTAAGGAAAATTTCAAACCAACAATCTcaacaaaaattttcaatttcttgtttcGTTATATTCAACCCTATATTTCTTTATCCGTAGAGTATGTTGAATGTACATAAATGACTAAGTTTCTATAACTCGTAATTACTATTTGAGGAGGAATGTTTTTATGTGGTGCTAatgatttaataactatttttatagtTCTAGAATGTTTTAAATGTTTCGGTTTATACTCATATTTATTATATGgatatatcaagaaaaatatacgAACTAATGAGGttactataaaatatttacttatAGGTGGGCaaactcttttattttgatttatggtTTCTCTTGACTATATGGTTAGTCCACAGAGAGATTAAACTTCAAGAAAGAGTAAATGGTCTTATCAATATATCTATGAATGTATAAATCCTCGAGAATTTCAATTGCACTTATATTCCTCACATatacaaagaacaacaaatctATACAAATCTATTTATGCACCTTGTCTATGTATAAATCCTCGAGTTTAAGCTTTCCTCAACCCCTTCTCGTCAATGGACTCCCAACATATTCAAAgaacaacaataaacaaattcattttgcAAGTTCGTTAGTATAAAATACTTAATTCTCCTTGTAGATACTGCTCTCATCCTTCAAAAACTACAAGTGTAACAGTAGCAGAACAGGAAAAACTCTAATCAAGAATATGGTAagctgtaataaaaaaaaaaatagtaataattttaaactGAATCATTAATAGTTTCTTAAATTAAGGCCGGCCTAATCCGCGGCCTTTTCAGTGCCAGACCGAAAGTCCAAGCCAGATTCAGACCACGCTTTGCCATGTAAGAAGCCAAACCATAAAACGACTTGATGAAATTTTTGGGTTTGAAAGGGAACCATGGAAAAGGCAAaggaaaatgaaacaaaatgttGTCATCTTCATCATGATACATAGACAAGGTGCATCATCCAATCACCACAAATATAATGAACTCGAGTAACATCTTCAAAATATAGGAGTTAAACATAAAGATCTATCGTCATTATATCTCCTCTTCAAGCATAGTCCCCTCGTGATCCATGAGAACTCCACTGGAGTTCGCAAGCTCGGATTATAAATAAACCAAAGAATTGAGATATCAATGCTAATATACAGTCATCATTCCCGTCCGTTTATTGATATCAAAAGGAATCCTCGGACTTGGAATTTCCCACCAGCAAGAAATTGGAACCCGCGTGGTTCAGACAAGATTGATTGTGAAGGACACATAAGGATGAGTATCAGCATCGCCTCCCAAACCCATCATCCCTCCTACCACTTCATCTTCAGATTTCCAGTATGTGCTGCATTAAAACAATGACGGTACAAGCCAGGAAAGAATTTTAGAAGATGGCAATATAACGTGAGGAAAATTCCACGACACAAGTAATAAAGTTGTTgaagaaaacataatttataagtTGTGTTTCACATGATTCTCCGCAGTTTTTTCTGAAGAATTATGGAGGGGCTTAAAATCTGCTAATCAAGACTGCTACAGCATTGGaaaatttctctttcttctcgAAAATACAGCACATGCAATTTTTCTACTATTTCTTTCTACTGCTCAAAATATTATACAAGGTAAATAGGCCCTCCAAATGTTTCCCTACCATCCCCCATCCAGAGATATATGATTTATTCCCATCATAACCATTAAGCAGACTGTACAATCCTAttggaaaaagggaaaaaaatgggGTAGGGTGGGAAATGGGAAATGATTTGTGGCACAAATATTACATGAAATTCACGCCAACCATTGATCAAGTAGCCGGTCAGGCAGACCGCACTTGATCAGTGGTTGGCATGGACCTGTGCCATCTTCACAAAAATTCATGCCATGTGGCAGTCCTCAAGGGAAATAGCCTTGATTTCTTTAGTGCAAACAAGGTGAATGCTGTCCAAGCTTGAAATCTATCGAAACATCAAACAATAGCTTTTGGCATTCTTCAAAGTGACTCACCAAATGCATGtaataaaatatcttaagaGTATAAACTTGCCTGTTGGAACTGTCACCCAATCCATCGAGAATTGAACGCACTTTCTTCTCGCCTTTCAAGGAGGGAGATAAAACACAAGCCTGAAATAGTCCCGGAAGCCAATGCTTAGGGAAAAACAAAAGCTTCATAGGAAATTCATGGAAAACATAAGATGAATATTCACCAGGAATGATGGTGGCAATCCATATCTTAGAATGCTCTCTGCAAAGACACGAACAGCACAAAAATGCATCCAAGAGCTGAAAACCTGCAGGTCATGAACTTGTTTAGATAACTCAaccaaagacaagaaaaaagagggaaaaaaaagcagttcaaaaaaaaattattataagaaacAGTACTCAACAtagatacaaaaaacaaaatatacaacAGTATAAAGAAAGTATATGTAAGAAAAGTATCAACAAAGACTACAGCAATTCTGAGAATCATTTTACACCCGCTGGCACATGGGCTAGTTTAGTTGGAAGAGAACAAGGGTTTTAGAGCCAGTAGACTCCaaacatgttaaaataaaagaaattgctCTGCACAGGGAAAACAATTCATGGAATTGAATTCCAAAGTGATCAAGACATGAATATGTCTGTCAATCAGCAAGAAATCAACTGACCAGCAGATACACATGTCTTGATTAGTTGAAGGTTAGCATATGACAATCTACTTCCAACAAAGAACCCTGACACGAGCTTTAGAGACAGAGCCAATATTATTAACAGGGTGATTCTTCACCATGGAATTTAATTCTACAGTGTAAATGAGTATCATAGATCTGACAGAAAGTAGATGAGTATTTCGTTCcagtttgaaataaaagaatggcTAAGCTGACTACTCTGTTCTCTCATTTTCTAAGCCCTCTTATTCTTTCTGCTTTCCTCCTTCCTCTTTTCCTCATTAAATTCCACGGGAAAGTATCTCATGTACAGTTATGGACAGCCACTGGAATTCTCAACATTGTGCTTTATTCCCAACATCAGACTCGTTGATCCCTCTAACTtgaaaaacctaattaattccTCGCCAATTGATTCTACAAAGTCATAATTCCAAACTATAGTGCTTAAGTTGCATGTCAAGGTTTTCCAACAATTCAACATGTAATTCCAGCTATCGAGCAGCCATCCTATCTCTCAATCATCGGCAAAACACAAACAACGTTAATGTAAAACACCAAATCCAAAAACTTTTAAGTTCTAGTTATCTAATCCTAGAAATAGAAATTTTGTCGAACCACACTCAATGTCAAACACACAAGGGCTGATCAATCCAAATCACACAAGCATTACATTGCCCTGAAGgtaggaaaaaggaaaggaaggaaaCAAATCACCTCCCCATAACTAGTATAGCACCACTGCAAAAGAGAACTTCTCAAACTTTCTTGATCTTGCACTATTCTCTCTAACTCTTGCTTCCGATTCTCTTGTGCTTCTGAACTATGTTCAATATCGCGAATCTAATTAACATGAGAAACAGAAACATAAACACACATTAGAGATTCTAGACCaagtcaaatattaaaaaatcaacgaCAATTTTCAATAcatattatgcaaaaaaaaaaaaaagagttactcTTAGGATAATTTGAGTAAAGCTAGAACAAGTCAAATAGAGAAATACTCACTTGGAAACCTTTGTCACGTGAACTTGTTCTAAAATTGTCTGCCACACGATGAAATAGTGTTACTGTGTAAAGAGCATATTCATTGTCTTCATATAACTTTTTTGAGGACCTAGGAACCTGAAAGACACTAGCTAGATGAATCAAGCTGGAGTAGAGAAgtgataacaaataaataagcaTGGCATGCTAAAATTCATCAGTTCACATGAATCTAAGTGAACAAGTCTTCCAGGTAACAATACATATCACTTTCTTAGATACAACAAACCTCAGAGATGGAACCACAGATTAAAGCATTTATATATACtgaaagaaacaaatcttaccaCATAGCTAGTCAACGTTTCATAGCTTGCCAACCAGTCCTTTTGTGAATACTTGGGAACAATTGCAAGGAGGGTTACGAGGTTTTCAGAGACAATAATGTCCTCTGGTTTCACCAAATTGGAAAGATCACGAACAGCTAAGCTGAATAGCAAAACGCAGGTCATGCCAGAAATAAGAGTTGTATATGCCAGATCAAAACTCACAGGAAATCAATACCTTCCACTCTGCTTCCGATTGATAGCATTGAGCTGACTGCGTACATTATTATACTCAGCAACACGAACCTAAAACAAAGGACAAGGCTTAAATGTTCAAATTTGCAACTGGATGCACAAGCCATTCACTATTAGAGCTATCGTCgggttttaaaaatttaagcaagAGTCATGAAGTAcctaatttttcatcaattaatattaaGGCACTGATGAAACcccaatatttatatttaaaggttGGTTTTGTTAGAAGACAACAGTCAGTATCTGATGGTAAGATACAGAAAATGATTCATACTCTAGTACAAGTCCATACATGCATCAAACAGTCACATATAATGGTAGCAACAAAAATGCCAGAGaataaaatacatgaataaacaAGCTTAAAAGCCTATAAGGTCTTCTCAACTAGGTTGGATAGTGATATTCAACTCAAGAAGCAGTGACTAATaaatgaagattaaaaaaataaaataagcaaaaacaTATTGTAACATGTGTCTGTACACAAAACACAAGGTATCTACTTTATGACAAGTGGTGCATCACTCCCTAGTATTTCACCTCTACCTACATAGAAAACGAACCAATTGTTCCATCATCCAGAAAACAATAATCACCTTGAGGTCATCTTCAATCTTTGCCACTTGAGTATGGATACTATCCACAATCTCCTTTAGAGGTGACATTGTTGGATATTTAGCTTCATCCCAAACAAACCTAAAATCACAAAGCCAAAATGCAGCCTGAGAAAATCACCAATACCACCAAACCCGAAATCCCAAAATTCACACCAAGATTTTACTGAACTAGTAAACTGACCTGGTTAGATATGAGTCAACTGGCACACCATCAACTGTCAAAGCATTGCTCTCCACACCCGATACCCTCTGCAATTCCTCGATCTGTCTTCTGATCTTCTGTGCCACTCCTTCTATAAAGCTATTTGACTGCACATTCCATCcaatcaaccaaaaaaatatatatatacattcaggagtaaaaaaaacatgaaaaatcaaatcactTACCACCACCccacaatccaaaaaaaataatttaaaaatcaggcatttaaaatatgaattagtGTAAAAAACCGATTTCAATGTCTGAGATTGACCAAAGTGCTAAATCTTGATTTCACATTACCATGTATATAAAAATGCAAATCGGAACTGAAAAATTAAGCAAACACaattcaaaatgaaacaaattgtTAAATCTCGATTCGTTCacatttcaataataaatagtAGTAAATTGCAGAATtcagattaaaatgaaaaaaaaatcaataagtaaaaaagaagaattgatttCATAAATCAGGATCACTGAtagtataaaaaagaaaacaaaaattaccctGACGAGATCATCGCTAAGGGAGAGGAGTGAATCGAGGGTTCCAACACGAAGATTAGGGATATTAAACTGCGGAATGACAAAGAAATAAATCACcaaaatgaattgaaataaatcagatcagaggaagagaaagagaaaataaactaaataccCTGTAGAGAGGTGTATCAAAGGAGTGCTTGGAGATTTGTTCTTGCAAATTGTTCCATACGGAAGAAGCTGAGTTTTGAACAGGAAGAGAAACCGCCCAGTATCGACTcgccatttctttcttcttcttcttcaattttgattacaGAGAGCGAGATGTTTTGTTTGTAGCTatagagagagggggagaggatGGGATCAGAgttgcattgattttttttttttaatttaatttatgtgtttgtgtgtgtgtgtgtgtgtgtgtgtgtgtgtgttttggttGGTGGTCTCATATGAAAGGGGTCCTTTCTGGCACTGTAAGGGTGACTGTTTGGCAGTAAAATTAGGCCATCTCTTTACATTTTTATACAGATTActtaattaatacattaaaaaaatacgaaagagtttttttttttttctaattaacgTAGGTGTCTGGTCAATCtgcgtgtatctcgactaatctcatgagtcctgaagttaatgatcatgtaagtcttTAGTAATCCTGAGatttatagaatttaaattgGTAACTTCTAGGAAGCAAATCCAGAGTCTGATCAGTTGAGCTTGTTTGTATTTGAGTTAGTTTGAGAATGagtttgaaattgtaatttttaaaaatttaaatttattttatgtttttaattattttgatgtgttgattataaaaataattttttaaaaataaaaaaacattttaaaaaaaccattattatattttcaaacaagataATAATCTTGAATGTGattctttatattattattatctataatctaaaataaaatgagatttgaaGCTTGAACTTGTTTAGCAAGATACTTTTGTcaacatgtttaataaaatcTGATCTTCTTGCTGTAAATaatggaatttgttttttttagagagagagagagagagaaattaagGTGTATGCATATATAATCATGAAGAGAAATTGCAGTtctatgaataaaataaaatagtatattttctaattatgttttttttttaattatacatgtTCGAACCAGTTTACACACATCTTGACTTATCACTCAAGATTCTGAAATTAATAATCAGGTAAACCTCTAATAATCTTAAAGTTTATATCACTCAAACtagtaatttttaaagattaaatttaggatctaattaattaattgaggcATATCCTCCTAATATTGTAATTATGTTTTGGGAACCTGAAAAGAGCAATAAAGGAGATAATATTGATGCTCCTCCTGTTTGACTACAGTATACCATTACTGAGAGGAGAGGACTCTgcaggaagaagaagacaaagcTAAGGAGGAACATCACATTACGTTAAAGATGTGGACGAAACATTCACGAAGCTTCTATCTGTTAATTGCCCATCGCGTACATATTGTCTTGCCCTCGATCCACCCAGCCGTCGCCCCTGGAGAGTTTCATTGTTGGCTTGGTTTCTTCTGGctttttatacaaaaaagtcataaaatagttttttttttatttttttttattttgatgaaacatgactttttttattagtatcatgataatatttatatgaatatataaaaaaataattgattcatgacaaaatataagaatttcaaaataacaaaatatattttttattctcattgaatatccatatattaatatttgaaaaaattacatttagcATCCTGTAGTTATATCAATTTTTCACTCACCTTtaattctttgaaaaattacattttaatttgataaaaataatcaaattactctcatatatattaaataaaaaataaaccaaaataaaaatctatcttCTCTCTCTCCAGGTGGCAATTCTCTCtctaattcaaaaacaattttctctctctttcagaatcaaaagaaaacacgGAAATGTGTTGTTTCTAATCGACTTCTCTCacgattgtttttgtttataaagTTAATGTCTCTTCTTGCACAGTGTTGCTGGAATATCGCATGGGTTTCATCCAAGAGTGGAGACATGTTAAAGGATTGAATGGGTTACAGTGGTTacgattttattaatattttttaactagttttatataaaataatttataattcttgattgaaatattaaaatttttaaaaaataattgaaattttctaatataatgctagtatgtttttttttagttaaatattgttaattcaTTTGTTTATATGTTTTCTCGATGTAACCAAAAAACCACAAATTTGTAAATGTTGAAACAAAAATCTCGAAGctagaaaaaccctaaaaaatctctttttttttttcaatcaacaataaacaaaatttcaaacatgttttttttaatgtaaaagcAATTAGTATTTTGTTCACTAAACACCCTAAAAAAACCCCAAATTGTTACTATTCATAGTTTTAAGTATTTacttaaaaacatgtttaagtAATTGTATACTCGTGATTGAACCTGATTGTTAATGGTTTTTggaaacctaaaataaaaaaacaaattatatcggttactatttataaaatcctaatttttttaatctttacttaagaatatatttaattaaaatttaatctttttattaactttgtttaacctaattaataatgttttccTTTCGGAAAACATATAAACCACCCCAAAAT
This region includes:
- the LOC18107118 gene encoding V-type proton ATPase subunit C, which gives rise to MASRYWAVSLPVQNSASSVWNNLQEQISKHSFDTPLYRFNIPNLRVGTLDSLLSLSDDLVRSNSFIEGVAQKIRRQIEELQRVSGVESNALTVDGVPVDSYLTRFVWDEAKYPTMSPLKEIVDSIHTQVAKIEDDLKVRVAEYNNVRSQLNAINRKQSGSLAVRDLSNLVKPEDIIVSENLVTLLAIVPKYSQKDWLASYETLTSYVVPRSSKKLYEDNEYALYTVTLFHRVADNFRTSSRDKGFQIRDIEHSSEAQENRKQELERIVQDQESLRSSLLQWCYTSYGEVFSSWMHFCAVRVFAESILRYGLPPSFLACVLSPSLKGEKKVRSILDGLGDSSNSTYWKSEDEVVGGMMGLGGDADTHPYVSFTINLV